The Arachis hypogaea cultivar Tifrunner chromosome 16, arahy.Tifrunner.gnm2.J5K5, whole genome shotgun sequence genome contains a region encoding:
- the LOC112755876 gene encoding inorganic phosphate transporter 1-4, with translation MAKEQMQVLNALDVAKTQWYHFTAIIIAGMGFFTDAYDLFCISLVTKLLGRIYYHVDGAEKPGTLPPNVSAAVNGVAFCGTLSGQLFFGWLGDKLGRKKVYGMTLMMMVICSIGSGLSFGHSPKSVMATLCFFRFWLGFGIGGDYPLSATIMSEYSNKKTRGAFIAAVFAMQGFGILAGGIFAIIISAAFRDRFNAAPYEVDPVGSTVPQADYVWRIIVMVGALPAALTYYWRMKMPETARYTALVAKNQEQAAADMSKVLQVEIQAEPRKEEQEKAKYALFSKEFLSRHGLHLLGTTTTWFLLDIAFYSQNLFQKDIFSAVGWIPPAKTMNALEEVYRIARAQTLIALCSTVPGYWFTVAFIDKIGRFAIQLMGFFFMTVFMFALAIPYDHWTHKENRIGFVVMYSLTFFFANFGPNATTFVVPAEIFPARFRSTCHGISSASGKLGAIVGAFGFLYLAQNKDKSKADAGYPAGIGVKNALIVLGVVNILGFCFTFLVPEAKGKSLEEMSGENEEEQVPPELSEQQSSYSNRTVPYV, from the coding sequence ATGGCGAAGGAGCAAATGCAAGTTCTGAATGCACTTGATGTGGCAAAAACACAATGGTATCATTTCACTGCAATAATCATAGCTGGAATGGGGTTCTTCACGGATGCATACGATCTATTCTGCATATCCCTTGTGACAAAGTTGCTAGGCCGCATATACTACCACGTTGATGGTGCGGAAAAGCCCGGTACATTGCCTCCTAACGTATCAGCTGCTGTAAATGGTGTAGCTTTCTGTGGAACGCTGTCAGGACAACTCTTCTTTGGATGGCTTGGAGATAAGTTAGGCCGAAAAAAGGTGTATGGCATGACTCTGATGATGATGGTAATATGCTCCATTGGTTCTGGCCTTTCCTTTGGGCATAGTCCGAAATCCGTCATGGCAACTCTCTGCTTCTTCAGGTTTTGGCTTGGTTTTGGTATTGGTGGAGATTACCCGCTTTCTGCTACCATAATGTCCGAGTATTCTAACAAGAAGACTCGTGGTGCTTTCATTGCCGCGGTCTTTGCTATGCAAGGTTTTGGAATCTTGGCAGGTGGTATATTTGCGATCATAATTTCAGCTGCATTCAGAGACAGGTTTAATGCTGCACCCTATGAGGTTGATCCAGTTGGTTCAACTGTTCCACAAGCAGATTATGTTTGGAGAATAATTGTGATGGTTGGAGCACTCCCGGCTGCATTGACTTATTACTGGCGTATGAAGATGCCGGAAACTGCCCGTTATACTGCCTTAGTTGCAAAGAATCAAGAGCAAGCTGCAGCAGATATGTCTAAGGTTCTGCAGGTGGAGATTCAAGCTGAGCCAAGGAAGGAGGAGCAGGAAAAGGCTAAATATGCCTTGTTCTCAAAGGAGTTCCTTAGTCGCCATGGTTTACATCTGCTCGGCACAACAACCACATGGTTCTTGCTTGACATTGCATTTTACAGCCAGAATCTTTTCCAAAAAGATATCTTCAGCGCAGTTGGTTGGATCCCTCCTGCAAAAACCATGAATGCCCTTGAGGAGGTTTACAGAATTGCAAGGGCTCAAACACTTATTGCTCTATGCAGTACAGTTCCTGGCTATTGGTTTACAGTGGCTTTCATTGACAAGATCGGAAGATTTGCCATCCAATTGATGGGGTTCTTCTTTATGACTGTCTTCATGTTTGCTCTCGCCATTCCTTACGATCACTGGACACACAAGGAGAACCGCATTGGATTTGTGGTGATGTATTCCTTAACTTTCTTCTTCGCAAATTTCGGGCCTAACGCCACCACGTTTGTGGTGCCGGCAGAGATTTTCCCTGCTAGGTTCCGGTCTACATGCCATGGGATATCATCGGCATCCGGGAAGCTCGGAGCTATCGTAGGAGCATTTGGGTTCTTgtatttggcacaaaacaaggaCAAGAGCAAAGCAGATGCAGGGTACCCTGCAGGTATTGGTGTGAAGAATGCACTGATTGTGTTAGGTGTAGTTAACATTTTAGGATTCTGTTTTACATTCTTGGTGCCTGAGGCAAAGGGGAAATCTTTGGAGGAGATGTCAGGTGAGAATGAAGAGGAACAAGTACCTCCTGAACTGTCAGAACAGCAGAGTTCTTACAGCAACAGAACTGTTCCATATGTTTAG